Within Schumannella luteola, the genomic segment GTCCGCCGCCCGGGTGCGGTCTGAGCTGCTGCGCTCGGGGGTGGTGCGGGCGATCGTGCGGCTCGGGTCGGGCGTGTTCTCGCGCACGCCGCAGCGGGCGATGGCGTTGTGGCTGATCGAGGGCGGTTCGTCGTCGACGCCGCTCGGCGACCAGACGACGCTGCTCGCCGATCTGACGGTCGCGGGCCTCGATCCGGCTGTGCGGCACGACCTCGTGGCTGACGTGGTGGCCGCGCTCGGCTCCGATCTCGAGCGCCGCGCGCACGCGTTCCGCTTCTCGCGTCTGGCCCGCACCAGCCGCCTGGTGGCGCGCGGGGCGCTGGTGGATGCGGATGCCGCGCTGGCTCCGCCCAGTGCCTTCGCCCGGTCGCAGCGGGAGCTGCGCGCGCGGCAGCTTCCGGCGGTCGTCGCCGAGTTGGCGTCGCGGGCCGGCGTGCCGGTGGATGCGCTGCTCGAGCCGACGCCGGCATCCGCGCTCCCGTCGGCTGAGCGCCCCGACCGCACCCGCACCCTCGGCGCTCTGCGCGCCGACGGCAGCGTGTCGCTGGTGTCGGGAACCCGTCTCGACTCGGATCTCGACCTGCGTGCGCCCTCGGGCGTGACCGTGATCGGTCCGGCCGAGGTGACCGGTGCCGCGGCGGTGGGCGATCGGCGGGTCGATCCGCTGCGGCTGGCGGCCGCGCATCCGTCGGCCCGCCGCACCGAGCCGGGGGATGTCGTCGTCGTCACGAGTCCGCGGCCGGCGGCGATCGTCGATGCGGTGGGGCGCGCGGTGGTGCAGTCGCCGGCTCGGGTGGTGCGCATCCGTGCTGCCGACGCAGGTCTCGTGCCCGAGCTGATCGCCGCTGACATCGCGGCGGCGGGTCGGGGCGCCGGCGCGCGGTCGTCGGATCCGAACCGCTGGGTGCTGCGTCGCGTGGCGCCGGGTCAGGTCGAGGGGATGCGCGCGGCTCTGGCTCCGATCGAGGCCGAGCGGCGGAGTCTGCGCGAGCGGCTCGCGCTGCTCGACGAGCTGGGTGGGGCGCTCGCCGAGGCGGTGGTGCTCGACGTGCTGCGCGCGCCGCCCGCGGCATCCGACCCGCCCGCCGAACCACCCGACCCGGCATCCGACCGCACCGACCCGACCCCTCGCCCCAGCCGCCAGACCCCGGGCGCCGCCCGACAGAACACCCGACAGAACAGGAGCCGCTGATGGCCGCACGACCGAAGGCCGACACCGCGCCGACCACGATGAAGCAGCTGAAGGACACGCTGTGGAAGGCGGCCGACAAGCTGCGCGGCTCGATGGACGCATCGCAGTACAAAGACGTGATCCTGGGCCTGGTGTTCCTGAAGTACGTGTCGGATGCGTTCACCGAGCGTCGCGTCGAGCTCGAGGGCGAGCTGCGCGAGCAGGGGATGACCGAGGCGCAGGCGGCGCAGTTCCTCGACGACCCGGACGAGTACCGGGGAGCCCGGGTGTTCTGGGTTCCCGAGGTGGCGCGATGGGAGTTCCTGGCTGCGAACGCGAAGGGCCTCGAGCCCGCGGATGGCGGCGAGCCGCGCTCGATCGGCCGTCTGATCGACGAGGCGATGGATGCGGTGATGGTTGCGAACCCGACCCTGACCGGCACCCTGCCGCGCATCTTCAACCGCGACAACGTCGACCAGCGCCGTCTGGGCGAGCTGATCGATCTGTTCAACGCGGCCCGCTTCACCGGGCAGGGCGCGGCGCGGGCGCGGGACCTGTTGGGTGAGGTCTACGAGTACTTCCTGGAGAAGTTCGCGCAGGCGGAGGGGAAGCGGGGTGGCGAGTTCTACACGCCCGCCGGCGTGGTGCGGGTGCTCGTCGAGCTGCTCGAGCCGACGCATGGCCGCGTGTACGACCCGGCGTGCGGGTCGGGTGGCATGTTCGTGCAGGCGGAGAAGTTCCTCGAGGCGCACGAGCGCGAGGGCAGCGAGATCTCGGTCTACGGGCAGGAGCTGAACGAGCGCACCTGGCGCATGGCGAAGATGAACCTGGCGATCCACGGGCTCGGCGGCAACCTGGCGAGCCGCTGGGGCGACACCTTCGCGCGCGATCTGCACCCGGATCTCGAGGCCGATTTCGTGATGGCGAACCCGCCTTTCAACATCAAGGACTGGGCGCGCAACGAGGCCGATCCGCGCTGGCGCTACGGGGTGCCGCCGGCCGGCAACGCGAACTACGCGTGGATCCAGCACATCCTCTCGAAGCTGGCGCCCGGCGGCAGCGCCGGTGTGGTGATGGCGAACGGCTCGATGTCGTCGAACTCGGGCGGTGAGGGGCAGATCCGCGCCGAGCTGGTGGAGGCCGACCTGGTGTCGTGCATGGTGGCGCTGCCGACGCAGCTGTTCCGCAGCACGGCGATCCCGGTGTGCGTGTGGTTCTTCGCCCGCGACAAGAGCGCCGGCGACCGGGGGAGCGTCGACCGCACCGGACAGGTGCTGTTCCTCGACGCTCGCAATCTCGGACACATGGTCGACCGCGCCGAGCGCGCGCTCAGCGACGACGACATCGCGAAGATCGCGAACACCTTCCACGCCTGGCGCGGCACGACGTCGGCGGTGGATGCGGGCCTCAGCTACGAGAACGAGCCCGGCTTCGCCTACTCGGCGACGCTGGCCGAGATCCAGGATGCCGGCTACGCCCTCACCCCGGGCCGCTACGTCGGCGCCGCCGAGGTCGAGGACGACGGCGAGCCCATCGACGAGAAGATCGCGCGCCTCACCGCCGAGCTCTACGAGCAATTCGCCGAGTCGGACCGCCTCGCCGTGGTCGTGCGCGAGCAGCTGGGGCGGGTCGATGTCTGAGTGGGGTGAACTCCGGCTCTCGGATGCCATCGAGGTCAAACATGGGTTCGCCTTCCCTGGCGACGGCTTTGGAACGGAGACGGCCGCCCCGCAGGTTCTCACACCGGGCAACTTCGCTGTCGGCGGAGGATTCCGACGAGCTAAGCCGAAGTCGTTCGACGGCGACTACCCCGCCGAGTATCTGCTCGAGAGCGGCGAGCTCGTCGTAACGATGACCGACCTCAGCAAGGCGGGCGACACTCTGGGCTACGCGGTTCAGCTACCCGCCGATGAGCAGTTCCTGCACAACCAGCGAATCGGTCTCGTTCAGCTGATTGACCCTTCCCTTCTCGAACCGCGCTTCTTCGGCTACCTGACCCGAACGCGCGCCTACCGTGATCGGATTGTCTCGACAGCAACCGGCAGCACGGTCAAACATACGAGCCCCGGGCGCATCGGTGAGTACGTTGCCCGCGTTCCCGCGGTAGCGGAGCAGCGCGCGATCGCGGATGTGCTCGGCGCGCTCGACGACAAGATCGCCGCCAACGAGCAAGTTGTCCAGACCGCGGACCAACTGGGCCGAACGATTCTGCAGGCGCGGGCCGAGACGATTACAGGCGACGCCGCGCTGGGCGAGATCGCCGAGGTGGTGATGGGTTCGTCTCCGCGGGGGGAGGAGCTGAACACCGGCGGATCTGGAATTCCCTTCTACCAGGGCAGTCGTGACTTCGGCTTCCGCTTTCCTGCCCAGCGGGTGTGGACGACGTTCGTGACGCGCGAGGCCGCAGCCGGCGACACGCTTCTCAGCGTCCGGGCACCGGTCGGTGAGGTGAACGTGATTGTCGAGCGCGTCTGCATCGGTCGCGGGGTGGCGGCGATCCGTTCCAAGCAGGGGCGCCCGGTGTTGCTTGCCTACCTGGTGCGCCATGCGGGACCGCAGTGGGAACAGTTCGCCGGCGACGGGACGATGTTCGCGTCGGTCAACCGGAAACAGATCGAGTCGATCCGGGTCCCCGCCTTCGGTGACAAGGAGGCTGAGTTGCTCGAGGTTGAGCTGGCATCTCTCGAGTCGCAGATCCGCGTCGTACTCGCCGAGTCCCGCACCCTCGCCGCGCTCCGCGACACGCTGCTCCCGCAGCTCATGTCGGGCAAGCTGCGCGTGCGTGACGCCGAGAAGACCGTCGAGCAGGCGATCTGATGCGCATCCGCTCGGCTCGGGCTACTGTGGGGTCTACTAACCCCAGCCCCTCTGCCTCACGGTACGGGCTGGCTTTCTTTTGTGCGGCGTCCGGCGCTCCTCGGGTCGACGGGGCGGCGAGCTGATGGCCGAGATCACTCCCGCACCCGGCTGGTACCCCGAACTGCTCGACTCCGTCGCTGGGCGCATCGAGACCGCGCGGCAGCGCACCCGACTCGCGGCGAACAGCGATCTCGTCGGGGCGTACTTCGAGATCGGGCGCGACATCCTCGCCCGACAGACCGAAGAGGGCTGGGGTGCGAGCGTCATCGACCGACTTTCGGCCGACCTGACGGAACGCTTTCATGGGGTGACGGGGTTCTCGCCGCGCAACCTCCGCTATATGCGCACGTTCGCCAAAGAGTGGACCGGCGGTGCGGACGGATCAATTCTGCAAGCGCCGCTTGCAGAATTGCCCTGGTACCACCACATCGCCCTGCTCACGAAGCTCGACGACCGCGACTCCCGGCTCTGGTACGCCGCCAAGGCGGTCGACCAGGGCTGGTCACGCGACATCCTCGTGCACCACATCGAATCGCGACTTCACGAGCGTGAGGGCCGCGCGGTCACCAACTTCGCGACCACACTCGCACCCGCCGACTCCGAACTCGCACAGGCGTTCACGCGCGATCCCTACGTCTTCGACTTCCTCGGGATGGCCGACGTGAAACTCGAACGCGACCTCGAGAACGCGCTGCTCAACCACATCGAGCACTTCCTGCTCGAGCTCGGCGCCGGGTTCGCGTTCGTCGGGCGCCAGAAGGTGCTCGATGTCGGCGGCGACGAGTTCCGCATCGACCTGCTCTTCTACCACCTGCGCCTGAGGCGTTATGTCGTCATCGAGCTCAAGGTCGGCGGGTTCCGGCCCGAGCACGTCGGGCAGCTGAACTTCTACCTCAACGTCGTCGACGACCAGCTGCGTCACCCCGACGATCAGCCGAGCATCGGCATCCTGCTGTGCAAGAGCAAGAACGACATCGTCGTCGAATATGCCCTGCGCGGCGTCGAGACCCCGATGGGCGTCGCCGAATGGATCGCCGCCGACGGTCGCGCACTGCCGGCCGAACTCGCCGAGTATCTGCCCAGCGCCGCCGCCCTCGAAGCCGAGCTGCGCGATCCCGACGATGCCAGCACCGCCGCCGCATCCACCCCGCAGCCCGACGGCGAGACCGAACTCGCCGACCCCGCATCCACCCTCTCGACCGAGGAGCACTGACATGCCGAAGATGAGCGAAGCTGACTGGGAGCAGCTCGCGATCGACGAGCTCGCCGAGCTGGGGTGGACGCCCACCACCGGTGAGAAAATCGCCCCCGGCTCCGGCGGGCGCGACAGCTGGGGCGACCTCGTCATCCGCCCGCGCTTGCTCGAGGCGCTGCAGCGGCTCAACCCGACCATCCCCGCGCAGTACCTCAAGCAGGCGATGGCCGAGATGCTCGCCCCCGCCAGCGCCGACGCGATCGCCGAGAATCTGCGCGTGCACCGCATGTACGTCGACGGGTTCCCGATCAGCTACTTCGACGGCGACGGGATCGAGCACAACCCGACCGTGCGCATCCTCAGCACCCAGCCGCACGAGAACAGCTGGCTCGCCGTGCAGCAGGTCACCGTCACCCAGGGCGAGCACAAGCGCCGCTTCGACGTGGTGCTCTACGTCAACGGGCTGCCGATGGTCGTCATCGAGTTGAAGGCCGCCGGCGCGAAAGCCGGAACAGTGGATGCGCGCGCGCAGCTCGACACCTACCTGCGCGAATTCCCGCTGCAGTTCCGGCACTGCGTCTTCGTGATCGCCACCGACGGGCAGCAGGCGCTCTACGGAACCCCCTTCACCCCCTACAACCACTTCTCGCCGTGGAACGTCGACGACGACGGCGTACCCGTCGGCGCCGACGCCGTCGACGAGCACGGCGAACCCATCAGCGGACTCGAGACCACCCTCGACGGCGTCGCCAACCAGGAGCGCTTCCTGCAGCTCGTGCGCTCGTTCACCGCCTTCGACGGCGGCGACAAGCTGCTCAAGCGCATCGCCAAACCGCACCAGTACTTCGCCGTCACCAAAGCCGTCGCGCGCACCATCGACGCCGCCCGCACCAACGGCAAGGCCGGCGTCGTCTGGCACACGCAGGGCTCGGGCAAGTCGATGGAGATGGAGCTCTACGCGAACCTCGTCGGCCGCCGCGCCGAACTGCAGAATCCCACCCTCGTCGTCGTCACCGACCGCACCGAGCTCGACGGGCAGCTGTTCCAGGGCTTCGACCGCAGCCTGCTGCTCGGCGAGCACCCCGTGCGCATCGACCGCCGACAGCAGCTGCGTGACGAGCTGACCTCGCGCGTCACCGGCGGCATCTACTTCACGACGCTGCAGAAGTTCGGACTCAGCAAGGCCGAGAAGGATGCCGGCACCGCGCATCCGCTGCTCAGCGACCGCCGCAACGTCATCGTCGTCGTCGACGAAGCCCACCGCAGCCACTACGACGACCTCGACGGCTACGCCCGCCACCTGCGCGACGCCCTGCCGAACGCCACCCTCATCGCCTTCACCGGAACCCCGATCTCGTTCGACGAACGCAATACGCAAGACGTGTTCGGCGACTACATCGACATCTACGACCTCACCCGGGCGGTGGATGACGGCGCCACCGTGCCCGTCTACTTCGAACCCCGCCTCATCACGGTCGCCCGCGCCGACGGCGTCAGTGACGACGACATCGACGTCGCCGCTGACGAAGCGACCCAGGGACTCGACGAGACCGAGCGCGCGCGCCTCGAGCAGAGCGTCGCCGTCATCAACGCCGTCTACGGCGCCCCCGATCGCATCGCCAAGCTCGCCGCCGAGCTCGTTACGCACTGGGAGTCGCGACGGCTCGCGATGCTGCCTGACATCGAGGTGCCCGGCAAGGCGCTCATCGTCGGCGGAACCCGCGAGATCTGCGCCAGGCTCTACGCCGCGATCGTCGAGCTGCGGCCCGACTGGCACTCCGACGCGATCGACCAGGGCCGCATCAAGGTCGTCTATTCGGGGCTACCCTCCGACCCCGCGCCGATCGTCGACCATGTGCGTCGGCCCAGCGAGAACGAGACCATCAAGAACCGCCTGCGCGATCCCGACGACGAACTCGAGATCGTCATCGTCAAAGACATGATGCTCACCGGCTTCGACGCGCCGCCGCTGCACACGCTCTACCTCGACCGCCCGCTCAAGGGGGCCCTGCTCATGCAGACCCTCGCCCGCGTCAACCGCACCTTCCGCGGCAAGCAGGACGGCCTGCTCGTCGCCTACGCGCCCCTCGCCGACAACCTCGGCAAGGCCCTCGCGGAGTACACGGTGACCGATCAGGAGCGCAAGCCGATCGGCCGCGACATCGCCGAGATGACGGATGCGGCGCGCAGCGTGCTCGCCGACGTCGAGACCCTCGTCGCCGGCTACGACTGGCGCGGCAAGCTCGCCGCCGGCGGGCCCCGCGCGATGTTCAACGCGGTCAGCGGCACCGTCAACCACCTGCGCGACGCCCAGTCGCCGGCCAACGACCCCGCCCTCGGTGACGAGACCCGCGCGGCGCGCTACCGCATCCTCGCCGGCAAGCTCGCCCGAGCCTGGGCTCTCGCCTCCAGCGCTCTCGAAGAGCTGCGCCCGCAGATCTCCTTCTACGAGGAGGTGCGCATCTGGATGGCGAAGTACGACGCGCAGGAACGGCAGGCCCGCGGTCTGCCGGTGCCCGACGACATCGCGCGACTGCTCGGCGACCTCATCGCCGCGAACACCATCACCGGCGAGGTCGTCGACATCTACGCCGCCGCCGGGATGCCCGCGCCCTCGCTCGGCGACCTCACGCCCGAGTTCGTGAAACGCACCCAGCAGTCCGACAACCCGCAGCTCGCGATCGAGGCGCTGCGCGACCTGCTACTCGACGAGACCCGCACCGCCACCCGGGGCAACGGCATCCGCGAGCGCGCCTTCTCCGAGCGCATCGCCGAGCTCATGTACAAGTACACGAATCAGCAGCTCACCGCCGCCGAAGTCATCGCCGAACTCGTCGCGCTCGCCCGCGACGTCGCCGAAGAGGCTCGGCGCGGCGAGAAGTTCAGCCCCGCGCTCAGCGACGACGAACTCGCGTTCTACGACGCCGTCGCCCAGAACGAATCGGCCGTGCTCGAGCAGGGAGATGACGTGCTCGCGCAGATCGCCCGCGACCTCGTCGGCGTCATGCGGCGGGATGTGCGCACCGACTGGACCGTGCGTGAAGACGTGCGCGCCAAGCTGCGCTCGTCGATCAAACGACTGCTCGTGCTGCACGGCTACCCGCCGGACCAGCAGCCCGAGGCGATCGTGCTCGTCATGGAGCAGATGGAGGCGCTCGCGCCGAAGTACGCGGTGTCGTAGGCGGCCGGACTCGGAGGATCGCGACAATCGACGCCGCATATCCGGCCCGCCATATTCCGTTATCCGTATGTGTCATCGACCGAACCGGGCGGGCTGTGACAGGCTGAGACGATGCTCGCCTCCGCCGCCCGCCGCATCGCCGGCCCGCTCGCCAAGGCGGGGTTCCGCCCGAAGGTCGAAGGCAAGCGCAATGTGCCGAAGCGGGGCGCCGTCATCCTCGCCAGCAATCACCTCTCGTTCATCGACAGCGTCGTGATCACGCTCGTCGCGCCGCGCATGGTGTCGTTCCTCGCGAAGTCCGACTACTTCACCGGCACCGGCGTCAAGGGCTGGCTGAGCAGGGTCTTCTTCAGCGGCGTCGGCGCCGTTCCGGTCGAGCGCGGGGCGGGCGCGGCCGCGCAGCAGGCGCTCGATGCCGGACTCGCCATCCTCGAGAAGGGCGACGCCTTCGCGATCTACCCCGAGGGCACGCGCTCGCTCGACGGCAAGCTCTACAAGGGCCGCACCGGTGTCGCCTGGCTCGCCCTCACCGCCGGCGTGCCGGTCGTGCCGGTGGGCATCGTCGGAACCGACGAGCTGCAGCCGGTCGGCTCCAATCGCATCCACCGCGCCAAGGTCACCGTGCGCTTCGGCAAGCCGCTCGACCTCGCGCACTTCGGCCCCGCCACCTCGGGTCGCGCCCGCCGCCAGGCGACCGACGCGATCATGGCCGAGATCCAGAAGCTCAGCGGCCAGGAGCTCGCCGGCCGCTACAACGAGAGCCCCGCCGCGAACGTCGTCGAGCGCGTCAAGCGCGTCCTCCACCCCGAGCGCCTCTAGCCCGCGCCCGTCCCGAGAGCCCCGAGCCCGCCGCCGTTCGCGGATACTGGCGCCTCTCAACGCGGATACTGGCGAGGCGATAGGCCAGGTCTCCCCGCGACCCCGCCACCGCGTCTGAGCAGTATCCGCGCGACCCGGGCCTCGCGGGATCGTGGCCGCGCTCGCCTCCGCGCCAGCCCGGAGCTCTCGGTTCCGCCCCGCGAACCCCGCACAGCGGATACCGGCGTCCGGCACGCCGATACTGGCGAGGCGACGGGGCGACGCGCTCCGCGACCCTGCACCCGCCGTCCAGCAGTATCCGCGGCCCCCCGGCATCCGCCGCGCGCCCTCGGGTTCACCGGACCGCGCCAGCATCCTTCCGAGTCGCTGTCGACAGGCGCTCAGGTCTTGTGGGGTGTGCACCGACAGGTCTACGGTCTGCGCTGACGGGCACAACCGCTCCCAGACC encodes:
- a CDS encoding type I restriction endonuclease subunit R; this encodes MPKMSEADWEQLAIDELAELGWTPTTGEKIAPGSGGRDSWGDLVIRPRLLEALQRLNPTIPAQYLKQAMAEMLAPASADAIAENLRVHRMYVDGFPISYFDGDGIEHNPTVRILSTQPHENSWLAVQQVTVTQGEHKRRFDVVLYVNGLPMVVIELKAAGAKAGTVDARAQLDTYLREFPLQFRHCVFVIATDGQQALYGTPFTPYNHFSPWNVDDDGVPVGADAVDEHGEPISGLETTLDGVANQERFLQLVRSFTAFDGGDKLLKRIAKPHQYFAVTKAVARTIDAARTNGKAGVVWHTQGSGKSMEMELYANLVGRRAELQNPTLVVVTDRTELDGQLFQGFDRSLLLGEHPVRIDRRQQLRDELTSRVTGGIYFTTLQKFGLSKAEKDAGTAHPLLSDRRNVIVVVDEAHRSHYDDLDGYARHLRDALPNATLIAFTGTPISFDERNTQDVFGDYIDIYDLTRAVDDGATVPVYFEPRLITVARADGVSDDDIDVAADEATQGLDETERARLEQSVAVINAVYGAPDRIAKLAAELVTHWESRRLAMLPDIEVPGKALIVGGTREICARLYAAIVELRPDWHSDAIDQGRIKVVYSGLPSDPAPIVDHVRRPSENETIKNRLRDPDDELEIVIVKDMMLTGFDAPPLHTLYLDRPLKGALLMQTLARVNRTFRGKQDGLLVAYAPLADNLGKALAEYTVTDQERKPIGRDIAEMTDAARSVLADVETLVAGYDWRGKLAAGGPRAMFNAVSGTVNHLRDAQSPANDPALGDETRAARYRILAGKLARAWALASSALEELRPQISFYEEVRIWMAKYDAQERQARGLPVPDDIARLLGDLIAANTITGEVVDIYAAAGMPAPSLGDLTPEFVKRTQQSDNPQLAIEALRDLLLDETRTATRGNGIRERAFSERIAELMYKYTNQQLTAAEVIAELVALARDVAEEARRGEKFSPALSDDELAFYDAVAQNESAVLEQGDDVLAQIARDLVGVMRRDVRTDWTVREDVRAKLRSSIKRLLVLHGYPPDQQPEAIVLVMEQMEALAPKYAVS
- a CDS encoding type I restriction-modification system subunit M — its product is MAARPKADTAPTTMKQLKDTLWKAADKLRGSMDASQYKDVILGLVFLKYVSDAFTERRVELEGELREQGMTEAQAAQFLDDPDEYRGARVFWVPEVARWEFLAANAKGLEPADGGEPRSIGRLIDEAMDAVMVANPTLTGTLPRIFNRDNVDQRRLGELIDLFNAARFTGQGAARARDLLGEVYEYFLEKFAQAEGKRGGEFYTPAGVVRVLVELLEPTHGRVYDPACGSGGMFVQAEKFLEAHEREGSEISVYGQELNERTWRMAKMNLAIHGLGGNLASRWGDTFARDLHPDLEADFVMANPPFNIKDWARNEADPRWRYGVPPAGNANYAWIQHILSKLAPGGSAGVVMANGSMSSNSGGEGQIRAELVEADLVSCMVALPTQLFRSTAIPVCVWFFARDKSAGDRGSVDRTGQVLFLDARNLGHMVDRAERALSDDDIAKIANTFHAWRGTTSAVDAGLSYENEPGFAYSATLAEIQDAGYALTPGRYVGAAEVEDDGEPIDEKIARLTAELYEQFAESDRLAVVVREQLGRVDV
- a CDS encoding restriction endonuclease subunit S, encoding MSEWGELRLSDAIEVKHGFAFPGDGFGTETAAPQVLTPGNFAVGGGFRRAKPKSFDGDYPAEYLLESGELVVTMTDLSKAGDTLGYAVQLPADEQFLHNQRIGLVQLIDPSLLEPRFFGYLTRTRAYRDRIVSTATGSTVKHTSPGRIGEYVARVPAVAEQRAIADVLGALDDKIAANEQVVQTADQLGRTILQARAETITGDAALGEIAEVVMGSSPRGEELNTGGSGIPFYQGSRDFGFRFPAQRVWTTFVTREAAAGDTLLSVRAPVGEVNVIVERVCIGRGVAAIRSKQGRPVLLAYLVRHAGPQWEQFAGDGTMFASVNRKQIESIRVPAFGDKEAELLEVELASLESQIRVVLAESRTLAALRDTLLPQLMSGKLRVRDAEKTVEQAI
- a CDS encoding lysophospholipid acyltransferase family protein gives rise to the protein MLASAARRIAGPLAKAGFRPKVEGKRNVPKRGAVILASNHLSFIDSVVITLVAPRMVSFLAKSDYFTGTGVKGWLSRVFFSGVGAVPVERGAGAAAQQALDAGLAILEKGDAFAIYPEGTRSLDGKLYKGRTGVAWLALTAGVPVVPVGIVGTDELQPVGSNRIHRAKVTVRFGKPLDLAHFGPATSGRARRQATDAIMAEIQKLSGQELAGRYNESPAANVVERVKRVLHPERL
- a CDS encoding PDDEXK nuclease domain-containing protein encodes the protein MAEITPAPGWYPELLDSVAGRIETARQRTRLAANSDLVGAYFEIGRDILARQTEEGWGASVIDRLSADLTERFHGVTGFSPRNLRYMRTFAKEWTGGADGSILQAPLAELPWYHHIALLTKLDDRDSRLWYAAKAVDQGWSRDILVHHIESRLHEREGRAVTNFATTLAPADSELAQAFTRDPYVFDFLGMADVKLERDLENALLNHIEHFLLELGAGFAFVGRQKVLDVGGDEFRIDLLFYHLRLRRYVVIELKVGGFRPEHVGQLNFYLNVVDDQLRHPDDQPSIGILLCKSKNDIVVEYALRGVETPMGVAEWIAADGRALPAELAEYLPSAAALEAELRDPDDASTAAASTPQPDGETELADPASTLSTEEH